A portion of the bacterium genome contains these proteins:
- a CDS encoding cold shock domain-containing protein, protein MSEELLRGKVKWFNGAKGYGFVQRPGAPDLFVHFSEILEEPPELAEGEEVEFEMLEDPQGNRAVKVRRVKKAE, encoded by the coding sequence ATGTCCGAGGAGCTCCTCCGCGGGAAAGTCAAGTGGTTCAACGGCGCCAAGGGCTACGGCTTCGTCCAGCGGCCCGGTGCGCCCGACCTCTTCGTGCACTTCTCGGAAATCCTGGAGGAGCCCCCGGAGCTCGCCGAGGGTGAAGAGGTGGAGTTCGAGATGTTGGAGGACCCGCAGGGCAACCGGGCGGTCAAGGTGCGGCGGGTGAAGAAGGCGGAGTGA